The window GGGACCGAGGAGGTCGGGAGCGACTCCTTGTCGGCATCGACGGATGAAATCGCTGTTGAGGTCGACGGGAGACGCTTCGATGTCGTCGTCACAGATGGCCTCCCCCGTGCATCGCGCGGTGGAAACGCCAGTGGCGGCTCCGGCGGTGGTACTGCCGGCGGCGCATCCGGTGGCGGCACAGCGGACGTGGCCACGGCGGGTGCGATTACGGCTGAGATGCAGGGAACCATTCTCTCGACCGAAGTCACAGCCGGTGACGATATCGCTGCTGGCGATGTCGTCTGCGTGCTGGAGGCGATGAAAATGGAAAACGACGTGGTGGCGTCCACGGGCGGAACCGTCGCGTCCGTTCCGGTCGCAGAGGGCGATTCTGTAGACATGGGCGACACGCTGGTTGTATTAGAGGAGTGAGTATGCAAGTCAGAATATCAGACGACGCGACCGAATCGGAAGCACAGGCCATTGCCGAAGCACTCGCGGCGCATTTCGAGGACGACGTCACTCTCGTCGTTGACAGCGGCGAAGCGGTCGGCAGTGCCACGTACGACGGCAACGGACGGGCCGAATCCACGGAACCGGTCGACGACGACCTCGGCCCGACCGAACGGGAGGAAACGCTGCGCAAGGAGATTGAAAAGATTCTGGAAGGCGGGCCGGAAAAATATAAAGAACAGTTGCCAGAGGAGGGCAAGCTGTTCGTCCGGGACCGCATTGATCTGTGGTTCGGTGATGAGTTCCTGTTCGAGGACGGGAAGTTTGCGGAGTTCGACGCCGACGACCAGCTCCCCGCTGACGGACTCATCACAGGGGCCGCGGAGTTCGAGGGCCGTGACCTGCATTTCATGGCCAACGACTACACGGTCAAACGCGGCAGCATGGCCGCCAAAGGTGTCGAGAAGTTCCTTCGGATGCAACAGCGGGCGCTGAAAACCGGGCGGCCGGTGCTGTACCTGATGGACTCCTCGGGAGGCCGTATCGACCAACAGACCGGCTTTTTCGCCAATCGCGAGGGTATCGGGAAGTACTACTACAACCACTCGATGCTTTCCGGACGAGTCCCACAAATCTGTGTCCTCTATGGGCCGTGTATCGCCGGCGCAGCGTACACGCCTGTCTTCGCGGACTTCACAGTCATGGTTCGGGATATGAGCGCAATGGCTATCGCCAGCCCCCGGATGGTCGAAATGGTCACCGGCGAAGAAATCAGCCTCGAAGACCTCGGTGGCCCTGACGTCCACGCACAGCACTCCGGCAGTGCAGATCTCATCGCCGACGACGAGGAACACGCCCGGGAACTCGTCGCCCAACTCATCAGCTATCTGCCCGACAACGCCGACGAAGACCCGCCCCAGACCAGCGGGACGGCCCCGAAGCGGTCGCCGGAGGGCATCGACGCCGTTGTCCCGGACAAGCCGAACAAAGGCTACGACATGTTCGACGTGATTGAGCGGGTCGTCGACGCCGGGTCGACGCTCGAACTCCGACCGGAGTACGGCAAAGAGATCATCACGTCGTTTGCCCGGATCGACGGCCGGCCAATCGGGGTCATCGCAAACCAGCCAGCCCAGCGCGCGGGGGCTATCTTCCCGGACGCGGCGGAGAAAGCCGCTCAGTTCATCTGGACCTGCGACGCCTACAACATCCCGCTATTGTACCTCTGTGATACGCCGGGATTCATGGCTGGCTCGGGGGTTGAGAAAGAAGGCATCCTCGAACAGGGCAAGAAGATGATCTACGCCACGTCCTCGGCGACAGTACCCAAACAATCTGTCGTGGTGCGGAAAGCATACGGTGCGGGTATCTACGCGATGTCCGGCCCTGCCTACGACCCCGAGTCGACAATCGGCCTGCCGAGCGGCGAAATCGCGATCATGGGGCCGGAAGCGGCTATCAACGCCGTCTACGCCCGCAAGCTCTCCGAGATCGACGACGAGGATGAACGACAGCAAAAGGAGCAGGAACTCCGCGAAGCCTACCGCGAGGATATCGACATTCATCGAATGGCAAGCGAAGTCGTCGTTGATGACATCGTTCCGCCCAGCGACCTCAGAACGGAACTGACGAACCGGTTTGCGTTCTACGAGACCGTCGAGAAAGACCTCCCGGACAAGAAACACGGCACCATCCTCTGAGCTATGACAGGACGCTACTACGAAGAGTTCGAGGTCGGCGAGACCATCGAACACGAGAAGCGCCGCACGATCAGCGAGCGCGACAATCAGCAGTTCTGCGATATGACGATGAACCAGCAGCCGCTTCATCTCGACGCCGAGTTCGCAGCCGAGACGGAGTTCGGCGAGCGACTGGTCAACGGACTCTACACGATGAGTTTAGCTGTCGGGCTGACCATCCCAGAGACAACCGACGGAACCATTGTCGCGAATCTCTCCTACGACAGCGTCGAGCACCCGAATCCGGTGTTTCACGGCGACACGATCCGTGTGCAGTCGACCGTGACCGACAAACGCGAGACTAGTGACGGTGAACGCGGGATCGTCACGATGCACGTCGAAGTGTTCAAACTCACAGAGACAGACGACACCCTCGTCTGTGAGTTCGACCGCACCGTGCTGTCGCTGCGACGCGACAACGCCGAGTGACGCTGGGACCGCTCGATAACGAACCGCGAATCCCAGTTACCTATTCGGGCACACCGATAACCCAGCGCCATCGTTGCTCGAACGTGCCGTCGAGAGCACTGAGGAGGTCGCGGGCCTGTAGCACTCGTTTTTCGGTGTCCAGCTTCGGATAGAGCCGTGCGGCCATCGCCGGAATCGCGTGGAACAGTCGGATGTTTTCGGCAGTCGTCGAAAACCGCCACGTCCCTGTTGTGGTCGCGAACTCGCCCGCGAGGGCGTCTCGGATAGCCGCTGTCTTGGTCGGGGAGCGTGAGTCGCGTTCGAACTGTTTGAAGACGTCCGTGCCGTCAGGACAGACCCAGCCAAGCGGTGCGACAGCGCCGACCACGCCGTCTGAGCGGAGGACTCTGGCGGCCTCCCGTACCGCAGTTACTGGGTCAGGGACCAGAAAGAGCGAGGCGGTAAACGCGACGCCGTCGACTGACTGGTCCCTGAGCGGCACGTGGTCGAAATCGGCTTGGAGTCGGGTAGCAGACCCGATTTCACGCAGCATCTCCCGGCTGATGTCAAGAGCAATGGCGTTCGCTGCTGTCTCGGCGAATACGCGTGTACTCACACCTGTTCCTGCGCCCGCATCGAGGACAGTCCCGAACTCACCGTCCGTCCGAGCGCCCATCTCGGCTGCGAGCAGTCGCGCGAGCGCAGTGAAGCGATTGGTCCGTCGCTCGTATGTGGTGTAGGCGTCGACGCTGGCATCGAAGTTCTGGCGAACGACGTCTTTCATACACGATAGCACAGTCGAGTCCCAGATAGTTGTTGTCGTTGGCTACATACGACCGGACTGATGGCGGAAAGTTGTCAAGCCGCTCGCAAACCGCGCTAAGAGCACGCAAACGTTCTTGGATCGGTCCGAAATACAGATATCGGGCGGCGTTCGCGGCGAACTATCGCTGTCCGGCTTCGCGAGCGCGCTTGAGGATGCGCTCTGCCTGCGCGATAAGCGGTGCATCGATCATCTCTCCGTCGACCTCGAAAACGCCAGCATCTGTCTCGTCGTCGGCCGTGACGACACGTTCGGCCCACGCGATCTCATCGTCACTGGGAGTGAACGCGTCGTTGATGACCGCGACCTGATCCGGATGGATCGCCATCTTCCCGTCGTACCCGAGCTGGGCAGCGAACTCAGTTGCGTCACGGAGGCCATCCAGATCGCCGTAATCGGGATAGATCGTATCGATTGCATCGATCCCCGCGGCGCTAGCCGCAACGACGACCCGCTGGCGCGCATAGAGCACCTCACGTCCGTCGCTGGTGCGGGTCGCACCCACGTCGGCCGCAAGGTCTTCGGCCCCGAACAGGAGTGCATCGGTGGGGGCAGCAGCCGCGATCTCCGCAGCGTTGAGGACGCCAGCAGCAGATTCCACCAGCGCAAGCACAGGGAGGTCTGTATCGTTTTCTCCGAGAAGCCGGCTCAATGCTGTGATGTCCTCGGCGGAGCCAGCCTTGGGGAGCATCACGCTGTCAGGGCTGGCGTCCGTCAGTATCGCTGCAAGGTCAGCTGTGGCACAGACGCCCACGGGATTGATGCGAACGCAGATGTGGCTGTCTGAACTGACAGCCGAGAGTACTGACCGCACAGATTCACGCGCCTGTTCTTTATCGGCCGGTGCAACCGCATCCTCCAGATCGAAGACGACGACATCGGCGTCGCCACCAGCCGCTTTTCGCATCAACTCTGCATTGTCTCCCGGTGCAAACAGCACACTGCGACGAACCATAGCTGTGCCTTCTCCCCCCAGCGGTAAGATGGTAAGGGATAGACGCCCGGCTATGCCGGGGGTGACCGTTCCACTGGCACGTCCTCCGTCTGTCGCAGTCAACAGCGGCGCTTCTCGAATCAGCTATCGGCGTCACGATTACGCGTTCACTCCGATGGGTATTCTGCACAGTACAAACAGGCATGGATTTTTATGAGACTGGGTAAAAGCTCCCTCTGTGACAACTGATCTCCCCGGCGTAGCCGACAGGCAACTGTTCGATACGCACGCACACCAGCCGACCAGTGAGTTCCTCCACGACGCCGGCGGCGAAATGATGCAAGATGCCGCCGACCGCTTTGGCACTGACTTGGAGACGTGGGACTACGAAGAGATGCTTGCGGAGTACCACGAAGCGGGTGTCGGCGGCGCTGTCCTGCTTGGCTGGGACGCGGAGACGAACACCGGGAATCCCCCCGTCCCGAACGACTACGTCGCCGAGGTCCGGGACGAGTATCCCGACTTCTTCGTCGGGTTCGGGAGCGTCGATCCACTGAAAGACGACTGCGTGCAGGAGGCGATTCGGTGTGTTGAGGATCTGGACCTCTCCGGATTTAAGTTCCAGCAGATCGCACAGGGCTTTGACCCCTCGGACGAACGCCACGACCAGCTGTGGAGTACCATCGAAGACCTCGGCGTTCCCGTCGTCTTCCACGGCGGGAACTCAACACTGGGGGCCTGTAGTGCCGGCGGCCGTGGCCTGAAAGTCAAGTACGGCAACCCGATGCTTATCGACGACGTGGCCGCTGCACATCCGGACCTTGACATCCTCATCGCTCATCCCGCGTTCCCGTGGGAGAAAGAGCAGTTAGCGATCTGTCAGCAGAAGGGCAACGTGTACATGGACCTCTCGGGCTGGGTGCCGAAGTATATCGACGACCAAGTACTCCATTACGCCGGCACAGTCCTCAAAGACAAGGTGATGTTCGGCACCGATTATCCGATGATTGACCCCGAAACGTGGCTCGAATCGTTCGCTCGCGACACCGACTTTGATACGGATGTCCAGCGGAAGATTCTGTTCGAAAACGCCCAAGACTTTTTCGACCGCTAGTCGAAATCCGGGGCGCGTCCGTCCAGAAACGCCTCGACACCATGTGTATGTGCTGGCGTATCGTACGCCAGTGACTGGATGCGTGCTTCTCGGCGCAGCCCGGTTTGTAACGGCTGGCCGATGTTGTCGTGAATCGCTTCCTTCGCCAGCCCGAGGTTCGCCGTCGGTTGTGCCCGAAGCGTTTCCAGCAGGTCGGCTGTCCGCGCATCGAGTTCGGCCGGTTCGACCGCCTCGTTGATCAGGTCCATCTCGGCGGCGGCCTCGGCGTCGATCAGCTTCCCGGTGAACGCGAGCTCTTTGGTTTTCCTGAGCCCGATTAGCCGGGGGAGGATGGCAGTCGCACCCATGTCCGGTACGAGACCGACGCTGATGAACGACGCACCGAACCGTGCGGACTCGGCGGCGTATGCGAAATCAGCCACTGCCACCAGCGACAGTCCGGCACCGACTGCATCGCCGTTGACCTTCGCGACGACAGGCACCGGTGCTGAGAGGATATTGCTTGCCACGCGGCCCAGTGTTGTCCGGACTCGCTCGTAGGCTTCAGTCGTCGACTCCTCACGCTCGCTCATCGCCTCGATATCCCCGCCGGCACTGAACGCATCGCCGTCCCCAGTGAGGACGACGGCATCGTGTGTCTCCGGGTCGAGGTCAGCGAGCGCATCAGCTAACTCAGTCGCAACCGCCCCTGTCATTGCGTTTTTGACATCGGGACGATCGAAAACGATCCGTCGAACAGCGCCGTCTTCAACGCGCATGGTCGTACATCACACGCGCGGGTACTTTACTCTCCGTCGTCGCCCGGCGGGCCCTCGCCGACGCCGCCGAACAATTGTGTGAACAACGAGTGCTGTGCGCGGTGGAGCCGTTCGAGGAACGCGGACTTACTGATACCGAGTTCGGCGGCGACTTCACTAGCGGTGGTCTGTCGTGGGACGACGAAGTAGCCCATCTCGACCGCGTAGCGGAGACTTTCCTCCTGTGCCGGTGTCAGGTCCCACTGCTGTGCGATAGAGGCGTCCTCTGTTGCACGCAGTGCGTACACCCGCTGTAGTTTCACGCCGACGGTTTCACCGGCCGTCTCCATGACAGTCTGGAGGATTTCATGGCCCACCACAGCGCCAGCTAAAATCGCGTTTCCGTCGCGATACGTCAGCGATTCCACCATGAAGCCTGCGCTGATGAGTTTATGCACAACACACTGCTGGAGTGACAGACACCGGTAATTATACCGACCATCGGTAACTGACTGGTAGAGATAGCGGATCCGGTCGTCCTCGTCGAGGTAGTCGATAAGATCCTCACTCGCCTTGGCACTGAACCGCAGCAACACATTACGGTCATCCCGGAGGAGCGGCGGGGCCGCCTCGATGGGTGTGCCCGTGACACTGCTCGCATCTGCCAGTGGACAGTTGTCGCCCTCGATGCGAAACTCGACCATAAGACACTCCTCTATCATTGCCTCGTATCTGTGCGGATATGCTTATAAAACCCGTCTATATAGGGGCGAATTAGTAAGAACATTCCTCACGATCTATAGGATAGATATGAACGTTGCCGAAGTCAAAGACCGTGCTGGACCCCGGGAGTTCAGCCCGAAAGACGACCTCCCCGAAGAGTATCGGACGGCAGCCACGCGGATGCTCGAGTTCCACGCCAACAGCGAGATCATGGGTGCGTTCCTCGAACGGCCCTTCATCAGAAAAGCACCGAGCATCGAGCGAAAGATGGCCTTCAGCGCGAAGGTACAGGACGAAATCGGCCACGGACAGATGCTCTACCGAGCGGCGGAATCGCTCGGTATCAAGACCCGCGAAGAGATGCTCGACGACTTGGCAAACGGGGACGGGAAGTTCCTGAACTGCTTCCATTACCCGATGGAGAGCTACGTCGAGACGCCGATGATCGCCTTTTTCGTCGACGGGGCCGCGATGCGCCGTCAGGCAACGCTCAAAAAGTCAAGCTGGGAGCCATACGCCCACGCGATGGACAAAATCTGCTTCGAAGAGGGGATGCACGTCAAGCACGGCGAGTCGATCCTCCGCGAACTGATGAACGGGTCCCGGAAGGAACAGCGCATGGTTCAGGAGGCCTTCGAAGAGTGGTGGCCCCGAATCCTGCAGTTCTTCGGACCGACCGACGACCAGAGCACCCATCACGACTTTGCCGCGGAAGTCGGGCTGAAGACGTGTACGAACGACGAACTTCGGAACGCGTTCCTGAACACGTACATCCCGAAGGCCAAGAAATACGGGCTGGAGATGCCCGATGAGCCACGCATCCGGGACAACGGTGACGGGACCTACGAGGTCGTCGAAGACGATCTCGACTGGGACGAGTTCTTCACTGTCTCACAGAACGAATACGCCGGCAGCATCGAACAGATTTCCGGTCGTCGGCAGGCGCAGGAAGCGGTGCAGTGGGTCCGTGACATGATGGACGACCAGACGACTACGAACAGCGGCCCGCAGTCACAGGCAGCGGACTGAGAACAATGATCTGGGAAGTATTCCGACAACAGAGTCCGGAGGCAGATTTCGTTCACTGCCGGGACGTCCACGCCCCCGACCGAGAGATGGCAAAGCAGTTCTCTGTCATCCAGCACGGACGGCGGAAGCCGACCCACGCGCTCTGGGTCGCCCCGCAAGAGAAAATCACGCAGGTCGATCCTGACGCAGAGGCACACGAGGAGGTCGGGGACAGCGCCGAGACGCCGTGGGCTGTCTTCCAGCAGGACCAGCCCGGCGGGTATCACACGCACTGCGGTGATGTCGAAGCCGCTAGCACCGCCGAGGCAGAACAGGCGGCGATTGCGGCG is drawn from Haloarcula sp. CBA1129 and contains these coding sequences:
- a CDS encoding acyl-CoA carboxylase subunit beta; amino-acid sequence: MQVRISDDATESEAQAIAEALAAHFEDDVTLVVDSGEAVGSATYDGNGRAESTEPVDDDLGPTEREETLRKEIEKILEGGPEKYKEQLPEEGKLFVRDRIDLWFGDEFLFEDGKFAEFDADDQLPADGLITGAAEFEGRDLHFMANDYTVKRGSMAAKGVEKFLRMQQRALKTGRPVLYLMDSSGGRIDQQTGFFANREGIGKYYYNHSMLSGRVPQICVLYGPCIAGAAYTPVFADFTVMVRDMSAMAIASPRMVEMVTGEEISLEDLGGPDVHAQHSGSADLIADDEEHARELVAQLISYLPDNADEDPPQTSGTAPKRSPEGIDAVVPDKPNKGYDMFDVIERVVDAGSTLELRPEYGKEIITSFARIDGRPIGVIANQPAQRAGAIFPDAAEKAAQFIWTCDAYNIPLLYLCDTPGFMAGSGVEKEGILEQGKKMIYATSSATVPKQSVVVRKAYGAGIYAMSGPAYDPESTIGLPSGEIAIMGPEAAINAVYARKLSEIDDEDERQQKEQELREAYREDIDIHRMASEVVVDDIVPPSDLRTELTNRFAFYETVEKDLPDKKHGTIL
- a CDS encoding MaoC family dehydratase, coding for MTGRYYEEFEVGETIEHEKRRTISERDNQQFCDMTMNQQPLHLDAEFAAETEFGERLVNGLYTMSLAVGLTIPETTDGTIVANLSYDSVEHPNPVFHGDTIRVQSTVTDKRETSDGERGIVTMHVEVFKLTETDDTLVCEFDRTVLSLRRDNAE
- a CDS encoding class I SAM-dependent methyltransferase encodes the protein MKDVVRQNFDASVDAYTTYERRTNRFTALARLLAAEMGARTDGEFGTVLDAGAGTGVSTRVFAETAANAIALDISREMLREIGSATRLQADFDHVPLRDQSVDGVAFTASLFLVPDPVTAVREAARVLRSDGVVGAVAPLGWVCPDGTDVFKQFERDSRSPTKTAAIRDALAGEFATTTGTWRFSTTAENIRLFHAIPAMAARLYPKLDTEKRVLQARDLLSALDGTFEQRWRWVIGVPE
- a CDS encoding CoA ester lyase translates to MVRRSVLFAPGDNAELMRKAAGGDADVVVFDLEDAVAPADKEQARESVRSVLSAVSSDSHICVRINPVGVCATADLAAILTDASPDSVMLPKAGSAEDITALSRLLGENDTDLPVLALVESAAGVLNAAEIAAAAPTDALLFGAEDLAADVGATRTSDGREVLYARQRVVVAASAAGIDAIDTIYPDYGDLDGLRDATEFAAQLGYDGKMAIHPDQVAVINDAFTPSDDEIAWAERVVTADDETDAGVFEVDGEMIDAPLIAQAERILKRAREAGQR
- a CDS encoding amidohydrolase family protein; this translates as MTTDLPGVADRQLFDTHAHQPTSEFLHDAGGEMMQDAADRFGTDLETWDYEEMLAEYHEAGVGGAVLLGWDAETNTGNPPVPNDYVAEVRDEYPDFFVGFGSVDPLKDDCVQEAIRCVEDLDLSGFKFQQIAQGFDPSDERHDQLWSTIEDLGVPVVFHGGNSTLGACSAGGRGLKVKYGNPMLIDDVAAAHPDLDILIAHPAFPWEKEQLAICQQKGNVYMDLSGWVPKYIDDQVLHYAGTVLKDKVMFGTDYPMIDPETWLESFARDTDFDTDVQRKILFENAQDFFDR
- a CDS encoding enoyl-CoA hydratase/isomerase family protein; this translates as MRVEDGAVRRIVFDRPDVKNAMTGAVATELADALADLDPETHDAVVLTGDGDAFSAGGDIEAMSEREESTTEAYERVRTTLGRVASNILSAPVPVVAKVNGDAVGAGLSLVAVADFAYAAESARFGASFISVGLVPDMGATAILPRLIGLRKTKELAFTGKLIDAEAAAEMDLINEAVEPAELDARTADLLETLRAQPTANLGLAKEAIHDNIGQPLQTGLRREARIQSLAYDTPAHTHGVEAFLDGRAPDFD
- a CDS encoding helix-turn-helix domain-containing protein yields the protein MVEFRIEGDNCPLADASSVTGTPIEAAPPLLRDDRNVLLRFSAKASEDLIDYLDEDDRIRYLYQSVTDGRYNYRCLSLQQCVVHKLISAGFMVESLTYRDGNAILAGAVVGHEILQTVMETAGETVGVKLQRVYALRATEDASIAQQWDLTPAQEESLRYAVEMGYFVVPRQTTASEVAAELGISKSAFLERLHRAQHSLFTQLFGGVGEGPPGDDGE
- the paaA gene encoding 1,2-phenylacetyl-CoA epoxidase subunit PaaA, whose translation is MNVAEVKDRAGPREFSPKDDLPEEYRTAATRMLEFHANSEIMGAFLERPFIRKAPSIERKMAFSAKVQDEIGHGQMLYRAAESLGIKTREEMLDDLANGDGKFLNCFHYPMESYVETPMIAFFVDGAAMRRQATLKKSSWEPYAHAMDKICFEEGMHVKHGESILRELMNGSRKEQRMVQEAFEEWWPRILQFFGPTDDQSTHHDFAAEVGLKTCTNDELRNAFLNTYIPKAKKYGLEMPDEPRIRDNGDGTYEVVEDDLDWDEFFTVSQNEYAGSIEQISGRRQAQEAVQWVRDMMDDQTTTNSGPQSQAAD